One Streptomyces hundungensis DNA segment encodes these proteins:
- the nrfD gene encoding NrfD/PsrC family molybdoenzyme membrane anchor subunit: MVPRAEFASYYGRPIIKAPSWAPQDIAGYFFLGGLAGAGSVLAAGAQLTGRPTTASAMKLSSLAAVSLSAAALVHDLGRPGRFANMLRVFKPTSPMSVGSWLLAVYGPAAGAAALTSVTGRLPRAGAAATAGAALLGPAVASYTAVLAADTAVPAWHGAHRELPYLFAASATAAAAGMALVVGPSHENTPARCAAPLAALAEAAATRCARRRLGMVAETYEEGRAGALLKAAEVLSAVGALAGALAGHRRPVAVASGVALLAGSVCTRFGIFAAGVASAEDPRYTVVPQRAGLDAAP; this comes from the coding sequence ATGGTGCCGCGCGCCGAGTTCGCGTCGTACTACGGCAGGCCCATCATCAAGGCGCCGTCGTGGGCGCCCCAGGACATCGCCGGGTACTTCTTCCTCGGCGGGCTGGCCGGCGCGGGCTCGGTCCTCGCCGCGGGGGCCCAGCTGACAGGGCGTCCGACTACGGCGTCCGCCATGAAGCTGTCCTCGCTGGCGGCCGTGTCGCTGTCCGCGGCGGCCCTCGTCCACGACCTCGGCCGGCCGGGCCGGTTCGCGAACATGCTGCGGGTGTTCAAGCCGACCTCGCCGATGAGCGTGGGGTCGTGGCTGCTCGCGGTCTACGGGCCGGCCGCCGGCGCGGCCGCCCTGACGAGCGTGACCGGACGGCTGCCCCGCGCCGGCGCGGCCGCCACGGCGGGGGCGGCCCTGCTCGGGCCGGCCGTCGCCTCGTACACGGCGGTCCTCGCGGCCGACACGGCGGTGCCGGCCTGGCACGGCGCCCACCGTGAACTGCCCTATCTCTTCGCGGCGTCGGCGACCGCGGCGGCCGCCGGGATGGCTCTGGTCGTCGGGCCGTCGCACGAGAACACCCCGGCGCGCTGCGCCGCTCCGCTCGCCGCGCTCGCCGAGGCGGCCGCGACCCGGTGTGCCCGGCGCCGTCTGGGCATGGTGGCCGAGACCTACGAAGAGGGCCGGGCGGGGGCTCTGCTCAAGGCGGCCGAGGTCCTGTCCGCGGTCGGCGCGTTGGCGGGCGCGCTGGCCGGCCACCGCCGCCCGGTCGCCGTCGCGAGCGGGGTCGCGCTGCTTGCGGGCTCGGTCTGTACCCGCTTCGGCATCTTCGCCGCGGGCGTCGCATCGGCCGAGGACCCCCGGTACACCGTCGTTCCCCAGCGGGCCGGGCTCGACGCCGCCCCCTGA
- a CDS encoding 4Fe-4S dicluster domain-containing protein, with translation MTGRHPLSGPEPDPARDAGHAEPPPRVGFFTDTSVCIGCKACEVACKEWNAIPEDGLSLTGMSYDNTQGLGASTWRHVAFIEQQSPAPEGRTQLPLLDGQFTTPTPPDGVAGQSAASGAAGELRWLMSSDVCKHCTHAACLDVCPTGSLFRTEFGTVVVQEDICNGCGYCVPACPYGVIEQRPGDGRAFKCTLCYDRLGAGQEPACAKACPTQSIQFGPLEELRERAALRVGQLRDSGVAGARLYGHEDHDGVGGDGAFFLLLDEPEVYGLPPAPVVTTRDLPAMWKHAGAAALALLGGMAASFALPAVVRRRDSR, from the coding sequence ATGACGGGTCGTCACCCGCTGAGCGGGCCCGAGCCCGATCCGGCGCGCGACGCGGGCCACGCCGAACCGCCGCCGCGCGTGGGGTTCTTCACCGACACCTCGGTGTGCATCGGCTGCAAGGCCTGCGAGGTGGCGTGCAAGGAGTGGAACGCGATCCCCGAGGACGGGCTCTCGCTCACCGGCATGAGCTACGACAACACCCAGGGTCTCGGCGCCTCGACCTGGCGCCACGTCGCGTTCATCGAGCAACAGAGCCCCGCACCCGAAGGACGCACTCAACTCCCTTTGCTGGACGGCCAGTTCACGACCCCGACCCCTCCCGACGGCGTCGCGGGACAGTCCGCCGCCTCGGGTGCGGCCGGCGAACTGCGGTGGCTGATGTCGTCCGACGTGTGCAAGCACTGCACCCACGCCGCCTGCCTGGACGTGTGCCCCACCGGCTCGCTGTTCCGCACCGAGTTCGGCACGGTCGTCGTACAGGAGGACATCTGCAACGGCTGCGGCTACTGCGTGCCCGCCTGCCCGTACGGCGTGATCGAGCAACGGCCGGGCGACGGGCGGGCGTTCAAGTGCACCCTGTGCTACGACCGTCTCGGCGCGGGGCAGGAGCCGGCCTGTGCGAAGGCCTGCCCGACGCAGTCCATCCAGTTCGGGCCGCTGGAGGAGCTGCGCGAGCGGGCCGCGCTGCGGGTCGGCCAGTTGCGGGACTCGGGTGTGGCGGGGGCGCGTCTGTACGGCCATGAGGACCACGACGGCGTCGGCGGGGACGGGGCGTTCTTCCTGCTGCTCGACGAGCCGGAGGTCTATGGGCTGCCGCCCGCGCCCGTGGTCACCACCCGCGATCTGCCCGCCATGTGGAAGCACGCGGGCGCGGCAGCGCTCGCTCTGCTGGGCGGGATGGCCGCGTCCTTCGCGCTGCCCGCGGTCGTACGACGGAGGGACTCACGATGA